The genomic region TGAAATGCACGTGGCAGACACGGTCGATATGCTTGCGCAACACCTCGACGGGTTCGCCGCCGCCCATGTAGCAGTGGCCCGAATCGAACAGCAGGCCGACTTCCGGCCCCGTGCGCTGCATCAGCTGGTCGATGTCTTCGGGGGACTCGACATAGGCGCCCATATGGTGGTGGTACGCCAGGCGTACCCCCTGGGACAGGGTGAAGCGCGCCAGTTCGGTAAGTTTGTCGGCATAGTCCTGCCAAGCCTGCTCGCTATGGAAACGCGGGCGTTCGATCAAACGAATGCGCGAGCCCTGGATCGAATCAGCCACTTCGCCATACACCAGCACCGAGGCGCCGTTGTGCCTGAGCAGTTCGACATGGCCGGCAATCGCCTCGATTTCCTCGGCCACGGAGCGACGGGCCAGGCGGCTGGAGTACCAGCCGGAGACGAGGGCCAGGTCATAGGGGCGCAACACGTCGCCGACACCCTTGGCATCTTTGGGGAATTTGCCGTTGAGTTCAAAACCTTCGTAGCCGATGTCCTTGCCTTCGCTCAGGGCCGTGCTCAGCGGGGTTTCACCGCCGAGGGCCGGCAGGTCGTCGTTGCTCCAGGAGATCGGGTTGATGCCAATTCGGATTGCGGGCATGGCTGCACCTTTATTGTTTTAGCCTGAGATCACTGGGATCAGCCTGTGTGGGAGGGGGCTTGCTCCCGATGGCAGTGGGTCAGTTGATAAATAGGTACCTGATACACCGCTATCGGGAGCAAGCCCCCTCCCACATTTGATTGCATTGCACCTTTAGAACTGTGATTAAGCTCTGGAACTGCGCCAGGCATTGATGAGTTGTTCGAAGGTAGCCTGTACCTGCTGGATCAAGGTCTCATCATCGATCTCCCCCGCCATCCACGCCCGGCTCGGCTCCTGGAAGATCGTGCGGCCTACGGCAAACCCACGGCAGGTGGTGCTCAGGCGTGCTTGCTGGAAACCATCGGCGAGGCATTCGGCGGACGCGTTCAGGCCCAGCAGCACCACGCCCCGGCAGTACGGGTCGCGCTCCTGGATCAGTTCGTCAAGCTTCTTCCAATCCTCGGCTGACTGCGCCTCGATCTTCCACCAGGCCGGGTAGATACCCAGGTTGTACAGGCGCTTGAGGCTGCGGTAGAGCACGTCGGGATAAGTCGATGGATGATCCTTGGGCGGGATGACTTCCAGCAGCAGCTCATGCCCGCTCACGATGGAGGCCTCGTACACCGCCTTGAGTTGCGCTTCCTGCTCCAGGCGCAGCATCGGTTCGTCATCGGGGTGGAATTGCACCAGGCACTTGATGATCTGTTCCTGGGGCCAGGCAATCAGGTTGCTGCCCACCGAGCGTCCGTGTTCGAACGCCAGGGGCCGCGAGTTCTGCACTTCCACCGGGCGTGCGATCCACCAGCCGCGACCGCTGGCGGCGTTGAGGGCATCCTGGCCGAAACGTTGGTCGGCGAGCAGGCCCACGTCGGCCTCGACGCCCTGCTCGCCGAGCTTGCGCTCCACGCGTTCGATGGCCTGGATAAACAACTGCTTGATCGCGCTGATGCGCGTCGGGTCCTGACCGCCCTTTTGCGCCAGGTCCACCAGTTGCCAGCGGTGGTCGAAGGCAAACACGAACAATTGCTTCCAGGCCTTGCGCGGCACCGTTACGCGGTGCAGGCGTTGCAGGGTCACGTCCTGGTCCGGGCGGGTAATGGGCACCGGGCTGCTGAACAGGTACTCAAGCTCGGCGGGTGTCGGCATGGCCGGCGCACAGGCATGGCGCGAAACCACCAGGCCGCCACAGGCATTGGCCAACTGACTGCAACGTTCATCGCTGGCGTCATTGATCCAACCGCTGAGGAAGCCTGACATAAAGGCATCGCCGGCCCCCAGCACATTGAGCACTTCCACGCGCACACCGGGGTAGATCGCCCCGTCCTCCAGCCGCGCAGGAATCGCGCCGTGAATGACCGTACAACCCTGGGGACCCAGCTTGACTACCAGGGTCGCAGGCGTCAGTTCGCGTACGGTGCGCAACGCGGTGAGCAGGTCTTCACTGCCACCGGCGATAAGGAATTCTTCTTCAGTGCCGACGATCAGGTCGAAACGCGGCAGGATCTTCTGCACATGCTGGCTGACATTCTGGTCGGCGACGAAACGGGTTTCGCCATCGGCCTTGCCCGCCAGGCCCCACAGCACCGGGCGGTAGTCGATGTCCAGCACGCGCTTGACGTTGTGCCTGGCGGCGTAATCCAAGGCCTGGATGCTGGCCTTGTACACGCCGTCGGTGGAGAAGTGCGTGCCGGTGATCAACAGCGCTTTGCTGGAGGCAATAAAGGCCTCGCTGATGTCTTCAGCGCGCAGGGCCATGTCCGCGCAGTTTTCGCGGTAGAACACCAGAGGGAAGGTTTCACGATCCTTGAGGCCCAGCAGCACCAGGGCGGTGAGGCGCTCCGGGTCGACCTTGATACCGCTGACATCGCAGCCTTCACGGGCCAGGGATTCCACCAGGAAACGGCCCATATGGTCGTCGCCCACGCGGCTCAGCATCGCTGACTTGAGACCCAGCCTGGCGGTGCCGAAAGCGATGTTGGCGGAAGAACCGCCGAGGTACTTGGCGAAGCTGGTCACGTCCTCAAGCCGCGCACCGACTTGCTGCGCATAGAGGTCGACGCCCAGGCGCCCGAGGCAAATCAGATCCAATTGACGCCCACTGGCAAAACGAGTCTGGCCCATGCTGGCTCCTGTTATTTTTATCAGCCTGCGTTGTGCCGCCGTGGCGACGGCAAACGCTCTTGGTGGGAGCAGACTAGAACGTCCAGCGGCGGCAATCAATATTTATTCCATAATTATTTTTAGTGGAATATTTTTTCCAATACGTCAGCATAGCGGCACGCCAGCGCCCGTGCACCGTTTCAGCAGGCCACACGGGCCGTGATGCCGAGGTATTTTTTTGCGCCTACCCTGTAGACTTGCGCCACCCATCAGCGCATCAGACGAACACGCCAGAAGGATTGCCCATGTCCCGCACCGATCCCGAGACCACCCTGGAAGAAACTGTCGCCAGCCCTCCGATCAATGCCGAACGCCTGTTGCAGCTGATCACCGACGAATACGAGAGCCTGCCGCGCCAGCTCAAGCGCATCGCCAGCTACATGAGCCAGCAGAGCGACCGGATCATGGTCGACCGCATCAGCGATATTGCCCGCGAATGCGAAGTGCACCCCTCGGCCATCGTGCGGTTCTCCCAACGTTTCGGCTTCAGCGGGTTCAGCGAGATGCAGGCGCTGTTTCGCGAGGCATATACCCACAAGACCACGCCGGTGCAGAACTACCAGCAGCGCATCCGCAGCATGATCGCCAACAAATCGCAGAAGGCCAGCGGCGGCGACCTGGCGCGCGAATGCGTCAACGCGACCCTTTCCGGCATCGAGCGCCTGGGCCTGGAGCTGGACGATGCCGCCTTCGAGAAAGCCGTGGACCTGGTGGTCAATGCCGACAACATCTACGTGGTTGGCGTGCGTCGCTCCTTCGCGGTGGCCGACTACCTGGTCTACAACCTGCAGCACACCAACAAGCGCATCCACCTGATCTCTGGCCTGGGCGGCAGTTATCGCGAGCAGATGCGCAGTGTGCGTGCCAATGACCTGGTGATTGCGATCAGCTTCACGCCCTACGGCAAGGAAACCCAGCACTGCCTGCGCATCGCCCAGCATCATCAGGCCAAGACCCTGATCATCACCGACAGCAACCTGTCGCCACTGGCCAAGCGCGCGAATGCGGTGCTGTTGGTCAATGAAGGTTCCTCGTTCGCCTTCCGCTCGTTGAGCGCCACCTTGTGCCTGTGCCAGGCGCTGTTTATTGCGGTGGCGTACCGGTTGGAATTGAAGGTGGATGAGATTCATGAGCAGGTCGGGTTCGACGACTGACGCGCTCCACCTGTAGGAGCGAGCTTGCTCGCGAAAAACCCATAGGCATCGCGGCCATCCAGGATGCCCGCGTTATCGTTAACGATCTTCGCGAGCAAGCTCGCTCCTACAGTAATTGCGCCAGGGCCCGGCCGTGGAAGCGGATCTGCGCGAGGGTCAACGCGGTGTAGCCGATAATCACGGCGGGCGGCAACGTCACATAGACACAAAACTTGCCCAACGGCTG from Pseudomonas synxantha harbors:
- a CDS encoding bifunctional 5-dehydro-2-deoxygluconokinase/5-dehydro-2-deoxyphosphogluconate aldolase — its product is MGQTRFASGRQLDLICLGRLGVDLYAQQVGARLEDVTSFAKYLGGSSANIAFGTARLGLKSAMLSRVGDDHMGRFLVESLAREGCDVSGIKVDPERLTALVLLGLKDRETFPLVFYRENCADMALRAEDISEAFIASSKALLITGTHFSTDGVYKASIQALDYAARHNVKRVLDIDYRPVLWGLAGKADGETRFVADQNVSQHVQKILPRFDLIVGTEEEFLIAGGSEDLLTALRTVRELTPATLVVKLGPQGCTVIHGAIPARLEDGAIYPGVRVEVLNVLGAGDAFMSGFLSGWINDASDERCSQLANACGGLVVSRHACAPAMPTPAELEYLFSSPVPITRPDQDVTLQRLHRVTVPRKAWKQLFVFAFDHRWQLVDLAQKGGQDPTRISAIKQLFIQAIERVERKLGEQGVEADVGLLADQRFGQDALNAASGRGWWIARPVEVQNSRPLAFEHGRSVGSNLIAWPQEQIIKCLVQFHPDDEPMLRLEQEAQLKAVYEASIVSGHELLLEVIPPKDHPSTYPDVLYRSLKRLYNLGIYPAWWKIEAQSAEDWKKLDELIQERDPYCRGVVLLGLNASAECLADGFQQARLSTTCRGFAVGRTIFQEPSRAWMAGEIDDETLIQQVQATFEQLINAWRSSRA
- a CDS encoding MurR/RpiR family transcriptional regulator → MSRTDPETTLEETVASPPINAERLLQLITDEYESLPRQLKRIASYMSQQSDRIMVDRISDIARECEVHPSAIVRFSQRFGFSGFSEMQALFREAYTHKTTPVQNYQQRIRSMIANKSQKASGGDLARECVNATLSGIERLGLELDDAAFEKAVDLVVNADNIYVVGVRRSFAVADYLVYNLQHTNKRIHLISGLGGSYREQMRSVRANDLVIAISFTPYGKETQHCLRIAQHHQAKTLIITDSNLSPLAKRANAVLLVNEGSSFAFRSLSATLCLCQALFIAVAYRLELKVDEIHEQVGFDD
- the iolE gene encoding myo-inosose-2 dehydratase, producing MPAIRIGINPISWSNDDLPALGGETPLSTALSEGKDIGYEGFELNGKFPKDAKGVGDVLRPYDLALVSGWYSSRLARRSVAEEIEAIAGHVELLRHNGASVLVYGEVADSIQGSRIRLIERPRFHSEQAWQDYADKLTELARFTLSQGVRLAYHHHMGAYVESPEDIDQLMQRTGPEVGLLFDSGHCYMGGGEPVEVLRKHIDRVCHVHFKDVRKPVVQLARNQMWSFPDCIVNGTFTVPGDGDIDFAPLLDVLLAANYEGWLVVEAEQDPAVAPSYIYAKKGYDTLRALLNQRT